One Pseudodesulfovibrio cashew DNA window includes the following coding sequences:
- a CDS encoding helix-turn-helix domain-containing protein: MPGRNVIKGKQLYRVLFYGVILTALTMGILVFWGVREVRRDAAVVAVENSARGLGGAVTVLVNAVTKSNDEIGAAGLSSLSPKALRARYRSMLAGHAALEAVLVSDEKGLRYSLAKRADGIVELVPGRGTENALRWTLLGKGGSATPTSPEWPFDREALDKGLADEWAHLQPGQVNWRSVYRFYASGEALLAASTPVEAKGEKLMISYVFPVKAVLRQLGGAEKGGAERIFLYWDSGKVLPVREVTDGGGDDAAVHIEEAGQIEDQVVDAAIQRLDKDPGQKGKPFRYSLDGEVWWAYVLPLSVFGDTISLGVAVPMANVVSSLTSDTFLQIFGFGLVLLAAGALLILHRNRARIEVLGMKHGMPQTPGDVLRLIAEGESSTLEFKQTLRFNLKSGKNGKEIEHASLKTVAGFLNSEGGNLLIGVADSGEVAGFSEDNFANEDKALLHFNNLVNQQIGTEFSRYIDTAVLEVQGRQVLCVHCIPAGAPAILDNGKSEEFYVRSGPASRQLTLSQFYEWLKRH, translated from the coding sequence ATGCCTGGGCGTAATGTCATCAAGGGCAAGCAGCTTTACCGGGTTCTCTTTTACGGTGTGATTCTCACGGCGTTGACCATGGGAATCCTCGTCTTTTGGGGTGTGCGAGAGGTTCGCAGGGATGCCGCCGTGGTCGCTGTGGAGAATTCGGCGCGCGGTCTTGGAGGCGCGGTAACGGTGCTGGTCAACGCCGTGACCAAGTCCAACGACGAGATCGGAGCCGCCGGTCTGTCCAGCCTGTCGCCCAAGGCACTGCGAGCGCGGTACCGGTCCATGCTGGCCGGACACGCCGCTTTGGAGGCCGTTCTGGTTTCCGATGAAAAGGGGCTCCGCTATTCCCTGGCCAAGCGCGCGGACGGCATCGTCGAGCTCGTTCCCGGCAGGGGCACGGAGAACGCCCTGCGCTGGACCTTGCTGGGCAAGGGTGGCAGCGCGACGCCGACGTCTCCCGAGTGGCCCTTCGACCGTGAGGCCCTGGACAAGGGGTTGGCCGACGAATGGGCGCACCTCCAGCCGGGACAGGTCAATTGGCGTAGCGTGTATCGGTTCTACGCCTCGGGCGAGGCTTTGCTCGCGGCGTCCACCCCGGTGGAGGCCAAGGGCGAAAAGCTCATGATTTCCTATGTCTTTCCCGTCAAAGCCGTTCTCAGGCAGTTGGGAGGTGCGGAAAAGGGTGGGGCAGAGCGCATTTTCCTCTATTGGGACAGTGGCAAAGTTCTCCCCGTCCGGGAAGTGACCGACGGCGGAGGAGACGATGCAGCGGTTCATATCGAGGAGGCCGGGCAGATCGAAGACCAGGTCGTGGACGCGGCCATCCAAAGGCTGGACAAGGACCCGGGCCAGAAAGGCAAACCGTTTCGTTACTCACTGGACGGAGAGGTCTGGTGGGCTTATGTCCTGCCTTTATCCGTGTTCGGAGACACCATCTCCCTGGGCGTGGCCGTACCCATGGCCAATGTCGTCTCTTCGCTGACCAGCGACACATTTCTACAGATTTTCGGATTCGGCCTGGTGCTTTTGGCGGCCGGTGCGTTGCTCATCCTGCACCGGAACCGGGCACGGATAGAGGTCCTGGGAATGAAGCACGGCATGCCGCAAACGCCGGGCGACGTCTTGCGACTCATCGCCGAGGGCGAATCCTCCACTCTGGAGTTCAAGCAGACCCTGCGATTCAACCTCAAGTCGGGGAAGAACGGTAAGGAAATCGAGCATGCGAGCCTCAAGACCGTGGCCGGTTTCCTGAACTCCGAGGGCGGCAATTTGCTTATCGGCGTGGCCGACAGTGGTGAGGTGGCCGGATTCTCGGAAGACAACTTCGCCAACGAAGATAAGGCGCTCCTGCATTTCAACAACCTGGTGAACCAGCAGATCGGCACCGAATTTTCGAGGTATATCGATACGGCTGTTCTTGAGGTGCAGGGCAGACAGGTGCTCTGCGTCCACTGCATTCCGGCGGGCGCCCCAGCCATTCTGGACAACGGGAAGAGCGAGGAATTCTACGTGCGCAGCGGACCCGCCAGCCGCCAGTTGACCCTGAGTCAGTTTTATGAATGGCTGAAGCGGCACTGA